In Raphanus sativus cultivar WK10039 chromosome 5, ASM80110v3, whole genome shotgun sequence, the following proteins share a genomic window:
- the LOC108832636 gene encoding nuclear transport factor 2B, with protein sequence MDPDAVAKAFVEHYYSTFDTNRAGLAGLYQEASMLTFEGQKIQGVQSIVAKLTSLPFQQCKHNISTVDCQPSGPASGMLVFVSGNLQLAGEEHALKFSQMFHLMPTPQGSFYVFNDIFRLNYS encoded by the exons ATGGATCCCGATGCTGTGGCGAAGGCCTTTGTCGAACACTACTACTCAACCTTCGACACAAACCGTGCCGGTCTAGCCGGTCTCTACCAGGAAGCTTCCATGCTCACCTTCGAGGGTCAGAAGATCCAAGGAGTCCAGAGCATCGTAGCCAAGCTCACCTCTCTCCCTTTCCAGCAGTGTAAGCACAATATCTCCACTGTTGATTGTCAGCCTTCTGGTCCCGCCTCCGGTATGCTCGTTTTCGTCTCCGGTAACCTCCAGCTCGCCGGCGAGGAGCACGCCCTCAAGTTCAGCCAG ATGTTTCATTTGATGCCGACACCACAAGGAAGCTTTTACGTGTTCAACGATATCTTCAGGCTCAACTACTCCTGA
- the LOC108832639 gene encoding retrovirus-related Pol polyprotein from transposon RE1, whose protein sequence is MVISRRSTRRIGKQTSTSARRVPIPERSPPASPVSFRSDEISPESIHSPYYLTNGDNPGLSIISESLDGSNYDNWSIAMKIALDAKNKLAFIDGSIVRPDESHRNFRIWSRCNSMVKSWILNTVSKQIYKSILRFNDAAEIWTDLLTRFHITNLPRSYQLSQQIWSLQQGPLDLATYYTSLKTLWDELDGASCITTCHHCDCCKAMETKANHSKVIKFLAGLNESYAVIRSQIIMKKTLPELSEIYNLLDQDHNQRNIMPVHNASAFHVSAPAPVSPQINVAQSGLQPKQTRPVCAHCGYNGHTVDTCYKIHGYPASFKHKTKSSTEKQSSNKPVTSAKPLVAQLALSDSASDVVKNLTKDQIEGVIAYFSSQLSSQTPQVNNCIASSSGGSITALPGMAFSSSTLCFVGMLRGTNNALCSESWIIDSGATHHVAHDRRLFVDLSDAMNTSVTLPTGFGVKIEGIGCIRLSDTLVLSNVLYIPNFRLNLLSVSQLTKDLGYRVSFDPASCMIQDLTKGVMIGKGEQISNLYVLDTAELTRSSDPHQSFASCSNVVVDTNLWHDRLGHPSMSKTEFVIDVLGLKQRNKGTVHCSICPLAKQKRPSFPSNNNVCANIFDLLHIDVWGPFSVSTSEGYKYFLTIVDDHSRLTWIYLLRTKADVLTVFPDFIKMVENQYKVSIKAVRSDNAPELRFADLYRQKGIISYHSCPETPEQNSVVERKHQHILNVARALMFRSQIPLEFWGDCVLTAVFIINRLPSPLLKDKSPFEILNSKAVDYKGLRVFGCLAYCSTSPKSRNKFQPRAEACIFLGYPAGYKGYKVMSLDTNKIHISRNVIFHEDIFPYAQSQSPSYTDFFTSLHKPVTNPVTGVDESKRLSKLPAMDATDASSSSIPVPAVTDSKRPSKLPSYLQDYYCNVTESDTEIPYPLSAYMSFDNLSEKYKAYICSVALIPEPTSFKQAKNFVEWLEAMNEELKALEQNNTWIVVSLPPGKHAIGCRWVYKIKVNADGTIERYKARLVAKGYTQEEGVDFADTFSPVAKMTTVKTLLAVSAAKKWSLTQLDISNAFLNGDLEEEIYMTLPPGYTPKEGESLPPNAVCKLQKSLYGLKQASRQWFLKLSEALMSFGFKKSNADHTLFIRHINGVYTAVLVYVDDIIIASNSDADVDQLKEDLGNAFKLRDLGTLKYFLGLEIARSSKGISVCQRKYTLGLLEDTGLLACKPSLVPMDPSVKLTLFSKEPVLEDACLYRRLVGRLMYLTITRPDITFAVNKLCQFTSAPTQTHLKAAYRVLHYLKGTIGYGIFYSADSDLVLQAFTDADWASCLDSRRSTSGYCMFLGQSLISWKSKKQQTVSHSSAESEYRAMEYGSREVVWLLGLLLELQAPQSGPVPFFCDSTAAIHIATNPVFHERTKHIELDCHQVRERLLKVCYEFVRSSSLSSLSLSLSSSSSIFSIIHGSCSVSDAHVRSSVEGFSGCPSALELAALLGVDLGGRKDEKEGSMTTMTMESFGMQLDSWVSGSNVLQELVVPVPKETTTTTFKKRGSSCGRYKQVLCKQLEELLKNGDGNCDGDGEAKEGLMVPEMQERLGRARDAEEFNSVGEVIQQPETTSFTSLLWNADNPSGGRTTQIWDFNLGQSRDTKDAYVTKDAKSFKINSFVDLMNDTCSTKPKGVKQICKDDDYYRPTSSHVPATAESNNLPLTFSSEKGSNSSSELRFTEKTDGASCKTTRVVATKADLEQLAQNRDNAMQRYKEKRKTRRYDKTIRYESRKATADTRLRVKGRFVKASEAPYL, encoded by the exons ATGGTGATTTCTCGTCGATCTACTCGCCGTATCGGCAAACAAACCTCTACTTCAGCTCGCCGTGTTCCTATTCCGGAACGATCACCTCCGGCGTCCCCTGTTTCCTTCCGATCTGATGAAATCTCTCCCGAGAGCATTCATTCTCCTTACTATCTCACAAACGGTGATAATCCAGGTCTATCTATCATCTCTGAATCTCTAGATGGTTCAAACTATGATAACTGGAGTATTGCTATGAAGATTGCTTTGGATGCTAAGAACAAACTTGCTTTTATTGATGGTTCGATTGTGAGGCCTGATGAATCTCATCGTAATTTTCGGATATGGTCTAGATGCAACTCGATGGTTAAGTCTTGGATATTGAATACTGTTTCTAAGCAGATCTACAAAAGTATCTTAAGATTCAACGATGCTGCTGAAATCTGGACTGATCTTCTCACTCGCTTTCACATCACCAACCTTCCGAGATCTTATCAACTCTCTCAACAGATTTGGTCTCTGCAGCAAGGACCTCTGGATTTGGCAACGTATTACACTAGTCTTAAGACTCTTTGGGATGAACTGGATGGTGCTAGCTGTATCACAACTTGTCATCATTGTGATTGCTGTAAAGCCATGGAAACTAAAGCCAATCATTCCAAAGTGATCAAGTTCTTAGCTGGACTAAACGAGTCTTATGCCGTAATCCGTAGTCAAATCATCATGAAGAAGACTCTTCCTGAGCTTTCTGAGATCTACAACTTACTCGATCAGGATCACAATCAACGCAACATTATGCCTGTTCATAATGCCTCTGCTTTTCACGTCAGTGCTCCTGCTCCAGTCTCTCCTCAAATCAATGTTGCTCAGTCTGGTTTACAGCCGAAACAAACTCGCCCTGTTTGTGCTCACTGTGGTTATAATGGTCATACCGTTGACACATGTTATAAAATACATGGGTATCCAGCTAGTTTCAAGCATAAAACGAAGTCAAGTACTGAGAAGCAATCCTCAAACAAACCTGTTACTTCTGCTAAACCTTTGGTAGCTCAGCTGGCTCTCTCGGATTCTGCTTCTGATGTGGTTAAGAATCTCACTAAAGATCAGATTGAAGGAGTTATTGCTTATTTTAGTTCTCAACTCAGCTCTCAAACGCCTCAAGTGAACAACTGCATTGCTTCTTCCTCTGGTGGTTCAATTACTGCACTTCCTGGTATGgcattttcttcttctactcTGTGCTTTGTTGGCATGTTGCGAGGAACGAATAATGCTCTATGCTCAGAATCTTGGATAATAGACAGTGGAGCTACACATCATGTTGCTCATGATAGACGGTTATTTGTTGATCTATCTGATGCAATGAATACTTCAGTAACCTTGCCAACAGGTTTTGGAGTTAAGATTGAAGGAATAGGCTGTATAAGACTGAGTGATACTCTAGTCTTATCCAACGTTCTTTATATACCAAATTTTCGGTTAAATCTGCTCAGTGTAAGCCAACTCACGAAGGATTTGGGTTACCGAGTTTCATTTGATCCTGCTTCTTGTATGATACAGGATCTTACCAAGGGAGTGATGATTGGGAAGGGTGAACAGATCTCCAACCTCTATGTACTCGACACTGCTGAACTTACAAGATCAAGTGATCCTCATCAGTCATTTGCTTCTTGTTCTAATGTCGTTGTTGATACCAATTTGTGGCATGACAGACTTGGTCATCCATCTATGTCTAAAACAGAGTTTGTTATTGATGTACTTGGTTTGAAACAAAGGAATAAAGGAACCGTTCATTGTTCTATCTGTCCTCTAGCAAAACAAAAACGTCCTTCTTTTCCTTCAAACAACAACGTCTGTGCCAATATCTTTGATCTTCTTCATATAGATGTGTGGGGTCCTTTCTCAGTCTCAACTTCCGAAGGTTATAAATACTTCTTAACCATTGTGGATGATCACAGTCGACTTACTTGGATATATCTTCTTCGTACAAAAGCTGATGTCTTGACTGTGTTTCCAGACTTCATTAAAATGGTTGAGAATCAGTATAAGGTCTCTATAAAAGCTGTGAGATCTGACAACGCTCCTGAGTTGAGGTTTGCAGATTTATACAGACAGAAAGGGATTATTTCTTATCATTCTTGCCCTGAGACACCTGAGCAAAACTCAGTGGTTGAGAGAAAACATCAACACATTCTCAATGTTGCGAGAGCTTTGATGTTTCGATCTCAAATTCCTTTGGAGTTTTGGGGAGATTGTGTTCTTACTGCCGTCTTTATCATCAACCGTCTTCCCTCTCCTCTGCTTAAAGATAAATCACCATTTGAAATATTGAATTCTAAAGCAGTAGACTACAAAGGACTTCGTGTTTTTGGTTGTCTTGCTTACTGTTCTACATCACCCAAGAGCAGAAACAAGTTTCAACCAAGAGCTGAGGCGTGTATATTTCTTGGTTATCCTGCTGGTTACAAGGGTTATAAAGTGATGAGCCTTGACACCAACAAGATACATATCTCGCGAAATGTCATATTTCATGAGGATATATTTCCTTATGCTCAGAGTCAGTCTCCTTCTTACACTGACTTCTTCACTTCTCTACATAAACCAGTTACTAATCCTGTTACTGGAGTAGATGAAAGTAAACGGCTATCTAAGTTACCTGCAATGGATGCTACGGATGCCTCTTCTAGTTCCATTCCGGTTCCTGCTGTAACTGATAGCAAAAGGCCTTCAAAGTTGCCTTCTTACCTTCAAGATTACTACTGCAATGTTACTGAATCTGATACTGAGATTCCTTATCCACTCTCTGCATATATGTCTTTTGACAATCTTTCCGAGAAGTACAAAGCATATATATGCTCTGTAGCTTTAATCCCAGAACCTACTTCTTTCAAGCAAGCTAAGAACTTTGTTGAATGGCTTGAAGCTATGAATGAAGAACTTAAGGCTCTGGAGCAGAACAATACTTGGATTGTCGTTTCTTTACCTCCGGGGAAGCACGCAATTGGTTGCAGATGGGTGTATAAGATCAAAGTAAATGCAGATGGTACTATTGAAAGATATAAAGCGCGCTTAGTGGCAAAAGGGTATACACAGGAGGAAGGGGTTGATTTTGCTGATACCTTCTCTCCAGTTGCCAAGATGACAACAGTTAAAACCCTTCTTGCCGTCTCTGCTGCAAAGAAATGGAGTCTCACTCAGTTAGATATTTCTAACGCCTTCTTGAATGGAGACTTGGAGGAAGAGATATACATGACTTTACCTCCAGGATACACACCAAAGGAGGGGGAATCACTTCCACCTAATGCGGTTTGTAAACTCCAGAAGTCGTTATATGGTCTGAAGCAAGCTTCAAGACAATGGTTTCTCAAACTGAGTGAAGCTTTGATGTCGTTTGGCTTTAAGAAATCAAATGCAGATCATACACTTTTCATTCGTCATATTAATGGAGTGTATACTGCAGTGTTggtttatgttgatgatatcatcattgCTAGTAATAGTGATGCTGATGTTGATCAACTAAAAGAAGACTTGGGTAATGCATTCAAGCTCCGGGATCTTGGTACtttaaagtacttccttggcCTTGAAATAGCTCGATCCAGCAAAGGGATTTCAGTTTGTCAACGCAAATATACTCTGGGTTTACTTGAGGATACTGGACTTCTTGCTTGCAAACCTTCTCTGGTTCCTATGGATCCGAGCGTTAAGCTTACTCTGTTTTCTAAAGAACCTGTTCTTGAAGATGCTTGTCTTTATCGACGTCTCGTTGGACGCTTGATGTATTTGACTATCACACGTCCTGACATTACGTTTGCTGTCAACAAACTGTGTCAGTTTACATCTGCTCCAACTCAGACGCATCTTAAGGCTGCATACAGAGTTCTTCATTATCTGAAAGGGACTATTGGATATGGCATTTTCTACTCGGCGGATTCTGATCTTGTCTTGCAAGCATTCACGGATGCTGACTGGGCATCTTGCTTGGATTCTCGCCGTTCTACTTCTGGATATTGTATGTTTCTTGGACAATCTTTGATCTCCTGGAAGTCCAAGAAACAACAAACAGTTTCTCACTCCTCTGCTGAATCGGAATACAGAGCAATGGAGTATGGTTCGCGTGAAGTTGTCTGGCTTTTGGGTCTTCTTCTCGAGTTGCAGGCACCACAGTCTGGACCAGTTCCATTCTTCTGCGACTCCacggcggctatacacattgctacTAACCCGGTTTTCCACGAAAGAACCAAACATATCGAGCTTGATTGTCACCAAGTCCGTGAACGACTTCTCAAAG TTTGTTACGAGTTTGTTAGATCATCGTCTCTCtcgtctctttctctctctctctcgagctCAAGCTCCATCTTCTCTATCATCCACGGAAGCTGTTCCGTCTCCGACGCTCATGTCCGCTCCTCCGTGGAAGGGTTCTCCGGCTGCCCATCGGCGTTGGAGCTTGCCGCTTTGTTGGGAGTCGATCTTGGAGGGAGGAAAGATGAGAAGGAAGGGTCGATGACGACGATGACGATGGAGAGTTTCGGGATGCAGTTGGATTCGTGGGTTTCTGGATCTAACGTTTTGCAAGAGCTGGTCGTGCCTGTCCCTAAggagacgacgacgacgacgttTAAGAAGCGTGGCTCTAGCTGCGGGAGGTATAAGCAGGTGTTGTGCAAACAGCTTGAGGAGTTACTCAAGAATGGTGATGGTAACTGTGACGGAGACGGAGAAGCAAAGGAGGGGCTTATGGTTCCCGAGATGCAAGAGAGATTGGGCAGGGCGAGAGATGCAGAAGAATTCAATAGCGTTGGAGAAGTTATCCAGCAGcctgaaacgacgtcgtttactTCTTTGCTGTGGAATGCTGATAATCCTAGTGGTGGCCGGACTACTCAG ATATGGGATTTTAACTTGGGACAGTCAAGAGACACTAAAGATGCTTATGTAACAAAAGATGCTAAATCATTCAAAATCAACAGCTTTGTTGACCTCATGAATGATACTTGTTCCACTAAACCAAAAGGTGTTAAACAGATTTGCAAG GATGATGATTACTATCGACCAACTTCGAGCCACGTACCTGCAACAGCTGAGAGCAACAATCTTCCGCTTACCTTTAGCTCTGAGAAAGGCTCAAACTCCTCCAGTGAGTTACGTTTCACTGAAAAAACTGACGGAGCTAGCTGTAAGACCACGAGAGTAGTGGCAACCAAGGCTGATCTTGAGCAGCTGGCTCAGAACAGAGACAATGCAATGCAACGTTACAAGGAAAAGAGGAAAACACGGAG ATATGATAAGACGATAAGGTATGAATCGAGGAAGGCAACAGCTGATACAAGGTTGCGTGTCAAAGGCAGATTTGTGAAAGCTAGTGAAGCTCCTTATCTTTGA
- the LOC108832637 gene encoding uncharacterized protein LOC108832637 → MASSSHYHYHYNINDDADLEVPFEEFFTNNPIPEPKERKKRIFIERNREDGNTMLWNDYFSETLTYLHNLFRRRFRMNKSLFLSIVLRLSTEEEYFRPTQDAVGRSSLSPLQKCTAAIRQLAYGGGADTVDEYVRLGETTAAKCLHHFTAAIIHLFGDQYLRQPTPEDLQRLLQIGEERGFPGMVGSIDCMHWKWKNCPNTWKGMYSRGTGKPTLVLEAVASYDLWI, encoded by the coding sequence ATGGCATCTTCTTCCCATTACCATTATCATTACAACATAAATGACGATGCAGATTTAGAAGTTCCGTTCGAGGAATTTTTTACCAACAATCCTATTCCAGAACCAAAAGAGCGGAAAAAACGAATTTTTATCGAGAGAAACCGGGAAGATGGCAACACCATGCTTTGGAATGATTATTTTAGCGAAACTCTTACATACTTGCACAATTTATTCAGGCGACGTTTTCGAATGAACAAGTCTTTGTTCTTGAGTATTGTGCTTCGTCTCTCTACAGAAGAAGAGTATTTTCGACCAACACAAGATGCAGTCGGTAGGTCGAGTCTATCTCCGCTCCAGAAATGTACTGCAGCTATTCGTCAATTGGCGTATGGTGGTGGAGCTGATACAGTTGACGAATATGTACGACTTGGTGAAACAACAGCTGCTAAATGTTTGCACCATTTTACCGCCGCAATAATCCACTTGTTTGGCGATCAATACCTCAGACAACCCACACCGGAGGATCTTCAAAGACTACTCCAAATTGGTGAAGAACGTGGATTTCCCGGAATGGTTGgaagcatcgactgtatgcattggaaGTGGAAGAATTGCCCCAACACTTGGAAAGGAATGTATTCACGCGGAACCGGAAAACCAACATTAGTGTTGGAGGCGGTTGCTTCATATGACCTCTGGATATGA
- the LOC108832638 gene encoding glutathione S-transferase T3-like — MDSTNPDMDSTNSYSQYRSNYVGLLTSQGENVVFSQENFQNFPFESFPSSVGEPDIPPFSSQHSEAPAVTEDTPPVARERKKWTPADDEVLISAWLNTSKDTIVANEQKMGTFWRRVEAYYTASPHVTQSGGASSHKNLKQRWSKINGKVNKFCGAYAAAERRQTSGQNENDVLKEAHVIYFKDYNTKFTLEHAWCILRYEQKWMCLNTNATGKRKTTDVHPQASSASASASASVDEHEKLPEGIKAAKARRNNAKGKSFEEYKDMCSLKMDDLAQKEKLCKLSILDTLLAKKDSLTEAEEIVKDKLLAQYF, encoded by the coding sequence ATGGATTCAACGAATCCTGACATGGATTCAACGAATTCATATAGCCAATATCGTAGTAATTACGTAGGGCTTCTAACCAGTCAAGGAGAAAATGTAGTTTTCTCTcaagaaaactttcaaaacttTCCTTTTGAAAGTTTTCCCTCTAGTGTTGGAGAACCCGACATCCCTCCTTTCAGTTCCCAACACTCAGAGGCTCCAGCTGTAACTGAAGACACACCGCCGGTGGCTCGGGAGAGAAAGAAATGGACGCCAGCGGATGATGAGGTTCTGATTAGCGCCTGGCTAAACACTTCTAAGGACACCATAGTTGCAAACGAGCAAAAGATGGGCACCTTCTGGAGACGAGTTGAAGCATACTACACAGCAAGTCCTCACGTTACCCAGAGTGGTGGTGCGAGCTCTCATAAGAATCTAAAGCAGAGGTGGTCAAAGATCAATGGGAAGGTGAACAAGTTCTGTGGAGCTTACGCTGCTGCAGAGAGACGACAAACAAGCGGGCAGAATGAGAACGACGTGCTAAAGGAGGCTCATGTGATCTACTTCAAGGACTATAACACCAAGTTTACTCTAGAGCATGCTTGGTGTATCTTGAGGTATGAACAGAAATGGATGTGTCTCAACACAAATGCTACTGGTAAGAGGAAAACAACTGACGTCCATCCACAAGCTTCGAGTGCCAGTGCCAGTGCCAGTGCCAGTGTTGATGAACATGAGAAGCTCCCTGAAGGTATAAAGGCGGCAAAAGCAAGAAGGAACAATGCTAAAGGGAAGTCTtttgaggagtataaggacatgTGCAGCCTGAAGATGGATGATCTAGCTCAGAAGGAGAAACTATGCAAGCTCTCCATACTTGACACTCTCCTTGCTAAGAAGGATTCACTCACGGAGGCTGAAGAAATAGTCAAGGATAAACTGCTTGCCCAGTATTTCTAA
- the LOC108832104 gene encoding protein NEOXANTHIN-DEFICIENT 1 isoform X2, giving the protein MDVEERNVSSGYAKPPWIFKGSALYQIHLVKASTARAFIPKELRLVEAFGYTLGGFFLASYDDSPAGVFDELVMIAGIVWNPPTSCAWAARVLVNSNEACHHGRKEVGLPSQVARFSKKITAVPKRKRERAFGFLDTFGLGSTLSHPQDLMEVKVSEVDSAASANICNIQIRSDETKLGKWMGPAIKMSLPSFSGNTKYNPNLLKYSCHIHCRVRPVSPAVVSNPLEDEADWNHTSQESHESETRLSVAVMLSKPIIALQFKDLTMQVEAPVVVHPSV; this is encoded by the exons ATGGACGTTGAAGAAAGGAATGTTTCATCTGGTTATGCTAAACCACCATGGATATTCAAAGGAAG CGCGTTGTACCAGATCCATCTTGTGAAGGCTTCCACTGCTCGAGCATTCATCCCCAAGGAGCTTCGACTTGTTGAAGCTTTtgg ATACACTCTTGGTGGGTTTTTCCTGGCTAGCTACGATGATAGTCCCGCTGGTGTCTTCGATGAG cTTGTCATGATTGCAGGGATTGTATGGAACCCTCCTACATCATGCGC ATGGGCGGCGAGGGTGCTTGTCAACAGCAACGAGGCTTGTCATCACGGACGCAAG GAAGTAGGACTCCCAAGCCAAGTTGCAAGATTTTCAAAA AAAATCACTGCAGTTCCAAagagaaaaagggaaagagCTTTTGGTTTCTTGGACACATTTGGGTTGGGAAGTACTCTGTCTCACCCTCAGGATTTAATGGAGGTTAAAGTTAGTGAAGTGGACAGTGCTGCTTCTGCAAACATTTGCAACATCCAAATTAGATCAGACG AGACAAAACTAGGAAAGTGGATGGGACCAGCAATTAAAATGTCCCTTCCGAGTTTTAG TGGCAATACAAAGTACAACCCAAACCTACTCAAATACTCTTGCCACATCCACTGCAG GGTGAGGCCTGTGAGTCCTGCGGTAGTATCAAATCCTTTGGAAGATGAGGCAGATTGGAATCACACGTCACAAGAGTCGCATGAAAGTGAAACGCGACTAAGCGTAGCTGTGATGCTATCAAAACCAATCATAGCTCTTCAGTTTAAAGACTTAACGATGCAAGTAGAAGCTCCTGTTGTAGTTCACCCTTCAGTGTAA
- the LOC108832104 gene encoding protein NEOXANTHIN-DEFICIENT 1 isoform X3 translates to MDVEERNVSSGYAKPPWIFKGSALYQIHLVKASTARAFIPKELRLVEAFGYTLGGFFLASYDDSPAGVFDELVMIAGIVWNPPTSCAWAARVLVNSNEACHHGRKKITAVPKRKRERAFGFLDTFGLGSTLSHPQDLMEVKVSEVDSAASANICNIQIRSDESETKLGKWMGPAIKMSLPSFSGNTKYNPNLLKYSCHIHCRVRPVSPAVVSNPLEDEADWNHTSQESHESETRLSVAVMLSKPIIALQFKDLTMQVEAPVVVHPSV, encoded by the exons ATGGACGTTGAAGAAAGGAATGTTTCATCTGGTTATGCTAAACCACCATGGATATTCAAAGGAAG CGCGTTGTACCAGATCCATCTTGTGAAGGCTTCCACTGCTCGAGCATTCATCCCCAAGGAGCTTCGACTTGTTGAAGCTTTtgg ATACACTCTTGGTGGGTTTTTCCTGGCTAGCTACGATGATAGTCCCGCTGGTGTCTTCGATGAG cTTGTCATGATTGCAGGGATTGTATGGAACCCTCCTACATCATGCGC ATGGGCGGCGAGGGTGCTTGTCAACAGCAACGAGGCTTGTCATCACGGACGCAAG AAAATCACTGCAGTTCCAAagagaaaaagggaaagagCTTTTGGTTTCTTGGACACATTTGGGTTGGGAAGTACTCTGTCTCACCCTCAGGATTTAATGGAGGTTAAAGTTAGTGAAGTGGACAGTGCTGCTTCTGCAAACATTTGCAACATCCAAATTAGATCAGACG AATCAGAGACAAAACTAGGAAAGTGGATGGGACCAGCAATTAAAATGTCCCTTCCGAGTTTTAG TGGCAATACAAAGTACAACCCAAACCTACTCAAATACTCTTGCCACATCCACTGCAG GGTGAGGCCTGTGAGTCCTGCGGTAGTATCAAATCCTTTGGAAGATGAGGCAGATTGGAATCACACGTCACAAGAGTCGCATGAAAGTGAAACGCGACTAAGCGTAGCTGTGATGCTATCAAAACCAATCATAGCTCTTCAGTTTAAAGACTTAACGATGCAAGTAGAAGCTCCTGTTGTAGTTCACCCTTCAGTGTAA
- the LOC108832104 gene encoding protein NEOXANTHIN-DEFICIENT 1 isoform X1, whose translation MDVEERNVSSGYAKPPWIFKGSALYQIHLVKASTARAFIPKELRLVEAFGYTLGGFFLASYDDSPAGVFDELVMIAGIVWNPPTSCAWAARVLVNSNEACHHGRKEVGLPSQVARFSKKITAVPKRKRERAFGFLDTFGLGSTLSHPQDLMEVKVSEVDSAASANICNIQIRSDESETKLGKWMGPAIKMSLPSFSGNTKYNPNLLKYSCHIHCRVRPVSPAVVSNPLEDEADWNHTSQESHESETRLSVAVMLSKPIIALQFKDLTMQVEAPVVVHPSV comes from the exons ATGGACGTTGAAGAAAGGAATGTTTCATCTGGTTATGCTAAACCACCATGGATATTCAAAGGAAG CGCGTTGTACCAGATCCATCTTGTGAAGGCTTCCACTGCTCGAGCATTCATCCCCAAGGAGCTTCGACTTGTTGAAGCTTTtgg ATACACTCTTGGTGGGTTTTTCCTGGCTAGCTACGATGATAGTCCCGCTGGTGTCTTCGATGAG cTTGTCATGATTGCAGGGATTGTATGGAACCCTCCTACATCATGCGC ATGGGCGGCGAGGGTGCTTGTCAACAGCAACGAGGCTTGTCATCACGGACGCAAG GAAGTAGGACTCCCAAGCCAAGTTGCAAGATTTTCAAAA AAAATCACTGCAGTTCCAAagagaaaaagggaaagagCTTTTGGTTTCTTGGACACATTTGGGTTGGGAAGTACTCTGTCTCACCCTCAGGATTTAATGGAGGTTAAAGTTAGTGAAGTGGACAGTGCTGCTTCTGCAAACATTTGCAACATCCAAATTAGATCAGACG AATCAGAGACAAAACTAGGAAAGTGGATGGGACCAGCAATTAAAATGTCCCTTCCGAGTTTTAG TGGCAATACAAAGTACAACCCAAACCTACTCAAATACTCTTGCCACATCCACTGCAG GGTGAGGCCTGTGAGTCCTGCGGTAGTATCAAATCCTTTGGAAGATGAGGCAGATTGGAATCACACGTCACAAGAGTCGCATGAAAGTGAAACGCGACTAAGCGTAGCTGTGATGCTATCAAAACCAATCATAGCTCTTCAGTTTAAAGACTTAACGATGCAAGTAGAAGCTCCTGTTGTAGTTCACCCTTCAGTGTAA